One window from the genome of Glycine soja cultivar W05 chromosome 12, ASM419377v2, whole genome shotgun sequence encodes:
- the LOC114379556 gene encoding probable terpene synthase 11, producing MSSNVMAITELRVSSFTISLATHNSRPSMYQPWNLSLQTSKPGMVPNKLSIKSVAFSEKVPSQTYYPGMKDFDQVKRKSQEALLNSSDSLRTLEIIDTIQRLGIEHHFEKEINLQLGRIGDWNAAEDLFATSLQFRLLRHYGWPTCSDVFNKFLDQSGNFKESVTRDIWGMLSLYEASYLGAKGEEVLQQAMDYSRAHLCQSLSDLSPKVGSIVVEALKLPRHLRMGRLEAKNFMVEYSQASNQIPALLELARLDYDMIQSMHQKELAEISRWWKELGLIERLGFGRDGPRECFLWVLGIFPEPRYSNCRIELAKAICILQVLDDMFDTYGTLDELILFTKAIKRWDLDVMEQLPEYMKICYMALYNTTHEIAYKIQKDHGQTVVACLKRTWIDLIEAYLKEAKWFNNKYVPTFQQYLDNGVISSGSYLALVHASFLIGDDFSKETISMMNPPYPRLFSCSGEILRLWDDLGTSRDEQERGDNACSIQCLMTENNISDENVARRHIRKLIKNLWPELNGLTMITTTLPLSVMRASLNMARTSQVIYQHGDYQSMLTVDDHVQALLLTPSINYQDESDINHVI from the exons ATGTCTTCAAATGTAATGGCAATTACAGAACTTAGAGTTTCATCGTTTACAATCTCACTTGCTACTCACAATTCAAGGCCATCTATGTATCAACCATGGAACTTGTCGTTGCAAACATCAAAACCAGGGATGGTGCCAAATAAATTATCCATCAAGTCCGTTGCTTTCAGTGAGAAG GTGCCTAGTCAAACTTATTATCCTGGGATGAAAGATTTCGAtcaagttaaaagaaaaagccaaGAGGCATTGTTAAACTCAAGTGATTCATTGAGAACATTGGAGATAATTGACACCATCCAAAGGTTAGGAATTGAGCaccattttgaaaaagaaatcaacTTACAACTTGGAAGGATAGGGGATTGGAACGCTGCGGAAGACCTTTTTGCCACATCTCTTCAATTTCGCTTGCTGAGGCATTATGGTTGGCCTACATGTTCCG atgttttcaacaaatttttggATCAAAGTGGAAACTTCAAGGAATCTGTCACTAGAGACATTTGGGGCATGTTAAGTTTGTACGAGGCATCATATTTAGGTGCAAAAGGCGAAGAAGTACTACAACAAGCAATGGATTACTCAAGGGCTCATTTGTGTCAGTCACTCTCAGACCTAAGCCCTAAAGTAGGAAGTATAGTCGTCGAAGCCTTGAAGCTTCCAAGGCACCTAAGAATGGGTCGGTTGGAAGCCAAAAACTTCATGGTAGAATATAGCCAAGCAAGCAACCAAATACCCGCTCTTCTAGAATTGGCAAGGCTAGACTATGACATGATTCAATCGATGCACCAAAAAGAATTAGCAGAGATCTCGAG GTGGTGGAAAGAGTTGGGACTTATTGAAAGACTTGGTTTTGGAAGAGATGGACCAAGAGAATGCTTCCTATGGGTGTTGGGGATTTTTCCAGAACCACGTTATTCAAATTGCCGCATTGAACTTGCAAAAGCCATATGCATTTTACAAGTTTTGGATGATATGTTTGACACTTATGGAACATTAGATGAACTTATTCTTTTTACTAAGGCAATCAAAAG GTGGGATCTTGATGTGATGGAGCAACTACctgaatatatgaaaatatgttaTATGGCATTGTACAACACCACCCATGAAATTGCATACAAAATTCAGAAAGACCACGGCCAAACTGTAGTTGCTTGTTTGAAAAGAACA TGGATAGACTTAATTGAAGCTTATCTTAAAGAAGCCAAATGGTTCAACAACAAATATGTGCCAACTTTTCAACAATATTTGGATAATGGGGTGATTTCTTCAGGATCATACCTGGCCTTGGTGCATGCATCTTTTCTCATTGGGGATGACTTCTCAAAAGAAACCATTTCCATGATGAATCCACCATATCCAAGGCTTTTTTCTTGCTCTGGGGAAATTCTTAGGCTTTGGGACGACTTAGGAACCTCAAGG GATGAGCAAGAGAGAGGTGATAATGCTTGTAGCATACAATGTCTCATGacagaaaataatatttcagaTGAAAATGTTGCCAGGAGGCATATAAGAAAACTCATAAAGAATTTATGGCCTGAGCTAAATGGTCTTACCATGATCACAACCACTCTTCCTTTGTCCGTTATGAGGGCTTCTCTCAACATGGCTAGAACTTCTCAAGTTATTTATCAACATGGAGATTATCAAAGCATGCTTACGGTTGATGATCATGTGCAAGCATTGCTATTAACACCCTCTATCAACTATCAAGATGAAAGTGATATCAATCATGttatttga
- the LOC114378373 gene encoding xyloglucan endotransglucosylase/hydrolase protein 9-like produces the protein MSKVLGVFVGLLLVGLAASAKFDELFQPSWAMDHFIHEGELLKLKLDNYSGAGFGSKSKYMFGKVTILLKLVEGDSAGTVTAFYMSSDGPTHNEFDFEFLGNTTGEPYSVQTNVYVNGVGNREQRLNLWFDPTKDFHTYSIFWNQRQVVFLVDETPIRVHTNLEHKGIPFPKDQAMGVYSSIWNADDWATQGGRVKTDWSHAPFVATYKDFQIDACECPVPVTSADSAKKCSSSEDNKYWWDQPTLSELNLHQSHQLMWVRANHMLYDYCADTARFPVVPAECVHHPHHSRETNYH, from the exons ATGTCCAAGGTGTTGGGAGTGTTTGTGGGACTTTTGTTGGTGGGGTTGGCTGCCTCTGCCAAGTTTGATGAACTCTTCCAGCCCAGTTGGGCTATGGACCATTTCATCCATGAAGGAGAACTCCTCAAACTCAAACTTGATAACTATTCTG GTGCTGGATTTGGATCTAAGAGCAAATATATGTTTGGAAAAGTGACCATCCTGCTCAAGCTTGTGGAGGGTGACTCTGCTGGAACTGTCACTGCTTTCTAT ATGTCATCAGACGGCCCAACTCACAACGAATTTGATTTCGAGTTTCTGGGCAACACCACAGGTGAACCTTACTCAGTCCAAACCAACGTGTATGTGAATGGCGTTGGCAACAGGGAGCAGAGACTCAACCTCTGGTTCGACCCCACCAAGGACTTCCACACCTACTCCATCTTCTGGAACCAGCGCCAAGTTGT TTTCCTAGTGGATGAGACGCCAATAAGGGTGCACACGAATCTGGAACACAAGGGCATTCCCTTCCCGAAGGACCAAGCCATGGGCGTGTACAGTTCCATCTGGAACGCAGACGATTGGGCAACGCAGGGTGGTCGTGTGAAGACAGATTGGAGCCACGCACCCTTCGTTGCTACCTACAAGGACTTCCAAATTGACGCGTGCGAGTGCCCCGTGCCGGTGACGTCAGCAGATAGCGCTAAGAAATGTAGCAGCAGCGAGGACAACAAGTACTGGTGGGACCAACCAACGTTGTCTGAACTGAACTTGCACCAGAGCCACCAGCTTATGTGGGTTAGGGCTAACCATATGCTGTATGATTATTGCGCCGACACTGCTAGGTTCCCCGTTGTACCTGCTGAGTGTGTTCATCACCCTCACCATTCAAGAGAAACCAACTACCATTAA
- the LOC114377981 gene encoding putative dehydration-responsive element-binding protein 2H isoform X1, with translation MQMLAKTHNKGDGSKSLAKILAKWKEYNAQIDSSSDADKPVRKVPAKGSKKGCMKGKGGPENSRCNYRGVRQRTWGKWVAEIREPNRGNRLWLGTFPTAIGAALAYDEAARAMYGSCARLNFPNVSVSSFSEESSKDSPVANHCGSSMAVSANESMISPSNSGVGAEDDVDMEPISLSLTVKHENGEGESGISSSPPSP, from the coding sequence ATGCAGATGTTAGCGAAAACCCATAACAAAGGGGATGGATCTAAGTCCCTGGCTAAGATACTGGCAAAATGGAAAGAATATAATGCCCAGATTGATTCCAGCAGTGATGCGGATAAGCCAGTTCGCAAAGTTCCTGCCAAGGGATCGAAGAAGGGGTGCATGAAAGGTAAAGGGGGCCCTGAGAACTCGCGGTGTAACTACAGAGGTGTTAGGCAAAGGACTTGGGGAAAGTGGGTTGCTGAAATCCGAGAGCCAAACAGAGGCAATAGGCTTTGGCTAGGTACTTTCCCCACTGCCATTGGAGCTGCCCTTGCATATGATGAAGCGGCCAGGGCAATGTACGGTTCCTGTGCCCGTCTCAACTTTCCCAATGTTTCAGTTTCCAGTTTCTCTGAAGAATCTTCCAAAGATTCTCCGGTTGCGAATCATTGTGGTTCGTCAATGGCAGTGTCTGCAAACGAGTCCATGATTTCACCAAGTAACTCGGGGgtaggtgcagaagatgatgttgATATGGAGCCCATTTCCTTATCCTTAACAGTAAAGCATGAGAATGGGGAAGGTGAATCGGGGATAAGTTCTTCCCCTCCTTCCCCATGA
- the LOC114377981 gene encoding putative dehydration-responsive element-binding protein 2H isoform X2, whose translation MLAKTHNKGDGSKSLAKILAKWKEYNAQIDSSSDADKPVRKVPAKGSKKGCMKGKGGPENSRCNYRGVRQRTWGKWVAEIREPNRGNRLWLGTFPTAIGAALAYDEAARAMYGSCARLNFPNVSVSSFSEESSKDSPVANHCGSSMAVSANESMISPSNSGVGAEDDVDMEPISLSLTVKHENGEGESGISSSPPSP comes from the coding sequence ATGTTAGCGAAAACCCATAACAAAGGGGATGGATCTAAGTCCCTGGCTAAGATACTGGCAAAATGGAAAGAATATAATGCCCAGATTGATTCCAGCAGTGATGCGGATAAGCCAGTTCGCAAAGTTCCTGCCAAGGGATCGAAGAAGGGGTGCATGAAAGGTAAAGGGGGCCCTGAGAACTCGCGGTGTAACTACAGAGGTGTTAGGCAAAGGACTTGGGGAAAGTGGGTTGCTGAAATCCGAGAGCCAAACAGAGGCAATAGGCTTTGGCTAGGTACTTTCCCCACTGCCATTGGAGCTGCCCTTGCATATGATGAAGCGGCCAGGGCAATGTACGGTTCCTGTGCCCGTCTCAACTTTCCCAATGTTTCAGTTTCCAGTTTCTCTGAAGAATCTTCCAAAGATTCTCCGGTTGCGAATCATTGTGGTTCGTCAATGGCAGTGTCTGCAAACGAGTCCATGATTTCACCAAGTAACTCGGGGgtaggtgcagaagatgatgttgATATGGAGCCCATTTCCTTATCCTTAACAGTAAAGCATGAGAATGGGGAAGGTGAATCGGGGATAAGTTCTTCCCCTCCTTCCCCATGA
- the LOC114379438 gene encoding indole-3-acetic acid-amido synthetase GH3.6-like, which produces MFGSTLRNSIAINSLAMPKATKHLCHDPKDNLDDDDDGSNTSNNNKSALEYIEEVTSNADVIQEKVLAQILSRSAHAEYLQRHGLDGRTDRNTFKKIMPVVTYEDLKPYIDRIANGDTSPILCSKPISEFLTSSGTSGGERKLMPTIEEELERRSMLYSLLMPVMDQFVPALDKGKGMYFLFTKSEAKTPGGLLARPVLTSYYKSSHFKHRKHDPYTNYTSPNETILCPDSYQSMYSQLLCGLCQNEEVLRVGAVFASGFIRALKFLEKHFVSLCNDIRKGTLDAKINDPLVREAVMKVLKPNPTLADFVEAECMKGSWKGIVTRIWPNTKYVDVIVTGTMSQYIPILDYYSNGLPLVCTMYASSECYFGLNLNPLCDPSEVAYTLIPTMAYFEFLPLDEINGHTNSVSHLVQEQLLDLADVKLGQEYELVVTTYAGLYRYQVGDILRVAGFKNKAPQFNFVCRKNVVLSIDSDKTDEVELQNAVKSGADHLAQFGASLTEYTSCVDTSTIPGHYVLYWEISTNGHTPTIPSSVFGHCCLAIEESLNSVYRQGRVSESIGPLEIKIVENGTFDKLMDFALSQGASINQYKTPRCVTYAPILDLLNSNVVSSYFSPKCPNWVPGHKDWCSLH; this is translated from the exons ATGTTTGGTTCCACACTCCGAAACTCAATAGCTATTAATTCTCTAGCCATGCCTAAAGCTACAAAGCACTTATGCCACGATCCAAAGGATAatcttgatgatgatgatgatggtagtAACACTAGTAACAACAATAAGAGCGCACTCGAATACATTGAAGAGGTCACAAGCAACGCTGATGTAATTCAAGAAAAGGTTCTTGCCCAGATCCTTTCTCGTAGTGCACACGCTGAATAcctccaacgccatggcctagatgGGCGCACTGACAGAAACACTTTCAAGAAGATCATGCCCGTGGTCACTTACGAGGATTTGAAGCCATATATTGATCGTATAGCCAACGGTGATACCTCTCCAATTTTATGTTCCAAACCCATATCAGAGTTCCTCACCAG CTCTGGGACTTCTGGTGGGGAGAGAAAATTGATGCCAACCATAGAAGAGGAGCTAGAGAGGAGATCAATGCTTTATAGCCTCTTGATGCCGGTGATGGATCAGTTTGTGCCCGCTTTGGACAAAGGCAAAGGCATGTACTTTTTGTTCACAAAATCAGAAGCCAAGACCCCAGGTGGACTCCTTGCTCGTCCAGTTTTGACCAGCTATTACAAAAGCTCCCATTTCAAGCACCGCAAACACGATCCCTACACAAACTACACAAGCCCCAATGAAACCATTCTCTGCCCTGACTCTTACCAAAGCATGTACTCTCAGTTGCTCTGCGGCCTTTGCCAAAACGAGGAAGTTCTTCGAGTTGGGGCAGTCTTCGCATCAGGTTTCATTCGTGCCCTTAAGTTCCTCGAAAAGCACTTCGTGTCTTTGTGCAATGACATAAGAAAGGGTACCTTAGACGCCAAAATCAACGACCCTTTAGTGAGAGAGGCCGTTATGAAAGTACTTAAACCAAATCCCACGCTTGCGGATTTCGTAGAAGCTGAGTGCATGAAAGGGTCGTGGAAGGGAATTGTTACTAGGATATGGCCTAACACTAAGTATGTTGATGTTATTGTCACGGGAACTATGTCTCAGTACATTCCCATTTTGGATTATTATAGCAATGGTCTCCCTCTTGTGTGCACCATGTATGCTTCTTCTGAGTGCTATTTTGGCCTCAATTTGAACCCCTTGTGTGACCCAAGTGAGGTAGCTTACACCCTCATTCCCACCATGGCATACTTTGAGTTCTTGCCCCTCGATGAGATCAACGGACATACTAATTCAGTTTCTCACCTAGTGCAAGAACAATTGTTGGATCTTGCAGATGTGAAGCTGGGTCAAGAGTATGAGCTTGTGGTCACCACTTATGCAG GACTATATAGGTACCAGGTTGGTGACATTCTCCGTGTAGCCGGATTCAAGAACAAGGCTCCACAATTCAACTTCGTGTGTCGAAAAAACGTTGTTCTGAGCATTGACTCCGACAAAACCGACGAAGTTGAGCTACAAAATGCTGTGAAGAGTGGAGCCGACCATCTTGCTCAATTTGGTGCATCTCTAACAGAATACACAAGCTGTGTGGACACATCAACCATCCCTGGCCACTACGTTCTTTACTGGGAAATTAGCACCAATGGCCATACCCCAACAATTCCTTCTTCCGTTTTTGGTCATTGTTGCCTTGCAATTGAGGAATCACTAAACAGCGTGTATCGCCAAGGCAGAGTATCAGAGTCTATTGGACCCTTGGAAATTAAGATAGTTGAGAATGGCACATTTGACAAGCTCATGGACTTTGCTCTTAGCCAGGGTGCGTCCATTAACCAATACAAGACTCCTCGATGTGTGACATATGCGCCCATTCTGGACCTTCTAAACTCTAACGTTGTGTCCAGTTACTTTAGCCCAAAATGCCCTAATTGGGTTCCTGGTCACAAGGACTGGTGCTCTCTTCATTGA